AAAAGTAACTATATAAACTATAACAATGAATATTAGAAATCCGTCTCGCATAGCAggctgataaagagagagagagagagagagagagaggtcctttctccaaaatcagaaactctctctatctccttccttaaatatatctttaaactgtgtgcaaaaaaggaaaaagccaCCTTAACATTTgatggaaaattttatttccgaagTTTCTTTTTCTTGCGAAGTTTCTTTTTCTACGTTTATATATGAACTGCTaaaaaagtttttacaatttAAGGAGATTACAACAGTAGACTACAGTATAAGCTAACAAAAGAATTTATCTGCCCAGCTATATGAAACTTGATGAAATTTAGGTATgggatatgaatttttttcactatatacaaacacatatatatgtatatacatatatatcaactagcataaatatacaatatacatatatatatatatatatatatatatatatatatatatatatatatatatatatatatatatatatataaataaatatatatatatatatatatatatatatatatatatatatatatatatatatatatatatatattcaaactaacTGACCAActcggcactgcctgggaaaactttgaaggactcaataatattttcctacatctccttGGAATTGTCTGGTCATCTAAAGCATActgtcactgaaaatgcttttgtttcctgtgattaataattctatcttcaattcattaaagaagacccTTTACTCAGGAAAATTTGACAATATCATACGGACTTCCACAAAGAACAGAAATTTAAGCACACCTAGAGATTAATAGGCAAGGAGATTCACCCATGAATCATTGTAGAGAATATATAGGGGACACTTTGATGACTTGTATATACCCTTCATAAACAAAGAATGCCGCAGCAATGAtcgtatcaagtcatatttaaatgcgaatATCACAAAGGAACTGACTCACTGTCAACTAAAGCCTGTACTTCctccctgccctctctctctctttttccttttagtatatgcagaaatatatatatatatatatatatatatatatatatatatatatatatatatatatatatatatatatatatatatacatatatatatatatgtatatatattatacatatatatattatatatatatatatatatatatatatatatatatatatatatatatatatatatatatatatatatatatatttatatatatatatacacacacatatatatatatatatatatatatatatatatatatatatatatatatatatacacacacacacacatacatatatatatatatatatatatatatatatatatatatatatatatatatatatatatatatatatatatacaccgagggggtaaaaaagaaaatcggaatttcttttaaaacaatttttaatcaCATGGTCAAAGGGCAGAAGGAAAGGTAATTTATTGAGATTATTTTGGTCCCTATCAACACACTCTTAGAGAACAAATCTGCCCGTCACCTAAAAACGAATTACTTCCTAGGCCAATTGTTATTCTTATGTGGTCACGCACACTCAAGTTCGTCTGCTTGGGTGCTGAGTTGCTAATTGTGTAAAGTTTATTCGAGCTATCATGCACTCAAATGATATTGCTTGTCGTTTTATGTTACAATGAAGTTTATTGGAGGGGTCGTACatgagttttataaaaaaaaaattgtacattatAACAGCGAGttgttttttgtgtaaataatCGTACTCGCTTTGACTGGTGTGCTCTattactttcatttccattttcccgCTTATATGTGtaactctatttttttctttccttatgttACATCGATAGGATGCTGAGAAAATATAATCTAAAACTTAAGACTGAGAGGGACCaacattattttgaaagtttataaagAAGGCAAAACCCCGTTTCAGTGAAAAGATGGTCACATTTCATCAAAACGAACAGAATTTCTTCACAAATTTATTGGAGTGCAAATGTTTTCCATGAATCACAGTGTAAAGAAAACGATACATGATTAGAATGATCGAAAATGGTACTGATTTTCAGGCTAATCTAAGTGAACTAAGCTTAATATGAGTTTCTTCTTTGCCTAGGGGCAATCATCTTCCTGGTAAGCCGGGAGGAACCTCGTCAGCTCCACACCGACCTTACTGAAGGCCGCCTCGCAAGCTTGAGAGTGGGCTGGGTCCATCTTGGGGGTGCGGGAGTACACGAAACCGAAGTCTCCGTGGTATCTCCCTCCGAAGTCCTGACAGGAATAGAGGCAGGCGTAGTTCTGGTAGTCGGTATCCAGCACAACTACTGGTGCTGGGGGGGCTGCAAGTATCAGGAAATGGAATCAGTGCTATTTCATTCAACAAGACAAGTAGGGCTTGTTCAGGCATTATTCAGTACAAGCTTGTTGGTGCAATACATGTGctagaacccggcgctgctgtctcccctacctaccccgcccccacctggggcagacagacaggtttgcaggaggagggtgaatgtctcccctaccctcctgatcccctacggTCTACCGctcccacctggggtggacaaaatGGTTtacagggggtgggtggctgtgttttctcccctactgtcacccggcggaggacaaacaagatcagatcctctcggatttttaTAGATAAGAgtacaataaaacacacacatatatatacaggacagatatatatatatatatatatatatatatatatatatatatatatatatatatatatatatatatatatatatgtgtgtgtgtgtgtgtgtgtgtgtgtgtgtgtgtgtgggtgtgggtgtgtgatTTCGAAAGAAATCTGTATAATATTTAAACTTTCAGGATGttagttgatatatatttatatatccgaGCTAAGCACAAATAAGGTTGTCGTTTCTACCTCCTGACGCCTTTCAGGGATGGATTTTTAGTTTCCAACGGATTTGTATGTTTGTACTTTTCCTGTGCATATAAAATGTGAATTTCTTTCGCTATGTATtcgtccttcgtcaatggcttagaaataaagtcgaaccCGGTCAGGACTTGCAGGTAGGATGATATTTCTTCACCTGTGATTTTAAGTGATATGTAAAAATCATGCGTCAGTGTGATTattatcacacatacatacgtacatatatatatatatatatatatatatatatatatatatatatatatatatatatatatatatatatatatatatatatatatatatatatacaaacaaatatattatgtattatgtgtttgcgtgtgcatTTATGCGCAGCTTTAAATTCATATCGTGCAATATAAATTACGAAAGCTgagtaaaacattaaaagtatGGTCTTACCTCCTTCGTGCGCAATTGTGAATTTTGGTCCGCTCACAAATTTCGGGTACAGCATTCCCTGTGTCCTTATGGGTTCTCCGTTGCTATCGAGGCCTGACGCGTAAGTTCTAAACGTAGATTCCGCGTCTGGGATTAAAAACTGCGATGTATCTTTGTTTTAAACAATCAGGCATGTGAGACTACAGCTAATGAAAGCAGACTCATACAACAGAAGGAACCCGTAACTAATGAGGAAAAAATTCGTTACAACCTACAGCAAACAACACAATCATTAGCCTCAAAACCTTGACACTGAAAAATCGCCtccaaaatagaattttttttttttttttgtaagaaaaacatGTGACTTCTGAAGGAGGTCTTCATTCCATAAATTTCCTCTCTTATGGGTTTGACCACAGAAATAGTAAAATCTTGGATTCTACAACTAAAAACTCTGACAAAATTGTGCAATTATGgctgtaaaaatgtttatttatacaatttttttttcaaccaatGTATAATGACTTATTTTAATATGCAAGAATATTACCACTTCAAATTAAGGAGAACGGCTCTGGTTGATTCTTCAGCATGGagaatcaaaaattaaaaatattagttcTTGCCTCAATTGTATTTGCAGCAATATTAATTTGCGAATGAAACCAACACAATCTTTCGAAATAAAATGAACTAATGTCATATTTCCTTAAAGGAAGGGAGGCTACAGTAACGATATAACTCACCATACTGAAGCCTCATCTTCACGCACTTCTCAATTGGTTGGTAGGGATTAGGCGTGTAGGAATGCCAATACCAGGTTCCTCCAAGCTAAGGGAAAAAATCAATTGAGGAGGTTTAGGAATCGAAAATaccctcctgtgtgtgtgtgtgtgtgcgcaaaaTAATATTCAGGTCAGAAAACAGAGTATTTATTCCAAGTCTGTTAGGCGACATTCCTACCTTCCAGTGTTGTTCTTTCTGTTCATTCCACAGCTTCAACTCGTCAACAAAGGGACATGATCCCGGAACAACAAAATCATTGGTCGCCACTGCCGAAGCCCCACCAACGGCCAGAATCGTCGCCACCACCACCGAGGCGATAAGGGAATGGACTAGGACCTTCATGACGCGAAGAAAATTCGCACAGAATGATGAGGGCCAATAGCAATACGAAGACCTTTATAGCAGGGCTTCCGAAAATGTTACGTAAGCCAGGACGGTGGCCGCCAAAGAGCTTATTTCTTCGTCTTCTGTTTTTAGGTATGTTCCGCCCAATTATAAACCCCTGGCCACTGCTATTGATTCAGGCATCTTTTCCTTTACCCCTTCAAGGTCCACAGCTTTTTTTCATATCTTACATTTCTGTTTCTATGGTTCAGATAAGATAGATTCCTTGTAAAACTGAACGACGGAGATAATTTACTATCCTtttgtcagatttatttttccaatttctaCTCCATTCTTATTTTTGTCCTTCGGTTTATATTCCTCTCCTATTATGATTCCTCCCTTCAAGAATCTTCTTCAGTTACTTATTGTTCCTTGAAGTTTATTCTATGTTCGTCCTATCTCAAGTTATTGTCTAGATTCCCTAACTGCATCATGAACAGCTTACATAGTAAAGACAAGTATACCAAGCAACCATTTGCGCCAGTGACTAAGAGCAGTCAAAAATGTATCACAGTTTCAATGCAGCTTCGTCTACCTCGAAAAATAGGTTCCCTCACATAACGCATGAGTCCGATTAATCAGTAGATAAGTCAAAAACTGTACTCCACTTGTTctggaaacattttatttctggtgCTTCCATCTGGCAAATGCTGTCTTTCACCTTCATACGAGGACAACAAAACTGTTTACTAACCTTCTGAATGAGGCCATTACTGCACCAGtttcctgatatatataataatatctgatAGTCTTTGATACATCAGTTCTTCATGATATATCATCTCTTGATATTTTAACAGGCATCACTGGCACATTAGCTCTTGGTATATAGGTCACATGATAgctttttttcttgatatattagGTCTTGGCAGATGATATACGGGATACTTTACACATCAGCTTTATCTAGAGTTATTGACAACATCACTGGCAAAGATCCAAAATTTCTTTCCCGGAGGACAACACATGATGCAGATTTTTCAACAGTAAAAGGGAATGAGAGCAATTTGAGAACGACGGACAAGGGTATCCGCCGATGaaaaaacctaacctttcctaaaaTGCCTAGATCTTACCTTCCTGACCTGACTTAGGGCGCCATGCCCTAGCCTTGACTAAGCTTCCATTCGCAAGCTTAGTCAAGCTTCAGTTTGATGCATGTACATACTGAATCAGCCTTTCCCTTTTGCCACCTCGATATTGCATAAGATGTCGcctgtagaaaataaataaatacaagttcGCAGACCTATATATCTGTGTCCAAATCCTCCGGCGGCGACCTGAACGCTGTTATCTACGAACTACCCATCAAAGAGAACAGCGAGAGTCGATAATTCACCGCCCCATTCGTGATGATAAAGAAAGCAAATGACTCCCTAAAGGGCCGTATAGGTGCCACGGGGCACGATCTAACTTCGTAATGTAGTTTTAGCCTCGCCATCGATATGAGGACGAGGTCTCGTGTGTTACGAGGCCTAATTTTCCTGCCTCCTTGAACAGACTGACTTTATCCTCTTTCACAATACGAACAATCTGTTTTCGAGACGCTCTCTCGGCAGGACGCAAGAACTTTTGGCCGGATTGTTCCTCTTATATGTACACAACTAAATATTAGTGACACTAATTGAAGGTTACAGCCTCGTGACAAGACGCTAGTTACTCCTTCGACGTGCATAACGCGTTCTTCACTTTTTGGCGGTTCAGGAAGTACACGTGCTGGTCACACTGATGCGACAAAATCctcgcctcccccccccctcacccccggGTCCCCGGCCGACCTCACCCAACAAAACAAAGTCCCTATCAAGGAAAAAGATCTCTCTACGCAAACAAGATTCATTTCTACAAACCATCCGGGAACGGGGAACACCCACCATCTGCCACACCCATCTATGGGTGGAATTTTGCAATCAAGGACACGTTTGCCTCCGATAATGGAATTTCTCtaaggttatttttattaatactgacATATCCTCTGCTAAATAGTGCCAGGTGTGGTCAGTAATATGAGTAATGGACCAAAGCGAGGCCTGAAAAACGAATAATTTGAGTTATGAGGTACGCAAAATGTCTACCATTTAATGGCACCCTTAAAAATTCTTCAACCTTATGTGAAGAAACTTGAAGAACAGATGTGTTGCACACTTTACTGAAATCTCAAACAAACAGCTTTTTTGCACTTCATATGCATCGGGAACTCTTAAAAGAATGTCCTTATTTGATCATAACATTAACTAAAGGCGCAAGTCTCAAAACCTCCAATTGCATGGTCCATCAAAATTTACACAAGGAGCTTGGAGAGCCTGACCACCTCACATTTTAAATGATACAGAGAGCTGAGCAGATTCCAGAGAACGTTCTGTATAAAtgatattacatttaaaaaaatcgatggtggacaatatatatatatatatatatatatatatatatatatatatatatatatatatatatatatatatatatatatatatatatatatatatatatatatatatatatatatatatatgtgtgtgtgtgtgtgtgtataataaatgcatgtgtataataaatatatatatatatatatatatatatatatatacatatatatatatatatatatatatatatatatatatatatatatatatatatatatatatatatatatacataaattattaccAGCCCACTTCAACAGAACACTTGGGACTGTCAGAAAACGATAAAACGATAAGTAAATTACTGTCTAAAACATttaagaaggaaatggaaaacagaTTAAATGATATTTAGTTATGTTAGAAGATCAcgatattttttgttaatctcCTTTTCAGTGGAAAGGAAAATGCCTTATACCAACACAGTAAAGAAATGATACAGCTACTTGTATGGCTCATAAGTGGCTTAGTTAAAAGAAGAAACACTTGAAAAGGTTTCTTTGGATAAACAATGTGAAGAGCTATAACTTGCAGTCAGGCAGATGGGTTTGGTGCAAATAACAGTGGGACATACATTGCagcaaataatttcaaaaattcatGATTCGCTGTTC
This Macrobrachium rosenbergii isolate ZJJX-2024 chromosome 42, ASM4041242v1, whole genome shotgun sequence DNA region includes the following protein-coding sequences:
- the LOC136827705 gene encoding crustacyanin-C1 subunit-like; its protein translation is MKVLVHSLIASVVVATILAVGGASAVATNDFVVPGSCPFVDELKLWNEQKEQHWKLGGTWYWHSYTPNPYQPIEKCVKMRLQYDAESTFRTYASGLDSNGEPIRTQGMLYPKFVSGPKFTIAHEGAPPAPVVVLDTDYQNYACLYSCQDFGGRYHGDFGFVYSRTPKMDPAHSQACEAAFSKVGVELTRFLPAYQEDDCP